Proteins encoded in a region of the Candidatus Binatia bacterium genome:
- the rsmH gene encoding 16S rRNA (cytosine(1402)-N(4))-methyltransferase RsmH: MDGLEHEPVMRADVVRLLLPTPRPGLRLIDLTVGLGGHSEALLEAAPSDAELLAIDRDPVALEKARARLAPFGDRVHLVQSPFSGMPGAMDSIGWTHADGILADLGVSSMQLDDAGRGFSFQSDAPLDMRMDQTHGESAAELLARLDVSELGTLIKELGDEPAGRRIARAIKRADESPATTSALRAAVHRAVGPRRGRKHDPSTLTFQALRIAVNRELEELDALLVALQDRLSLHGRVVILAYHSLEDRPVKRTFALWAKACVCPPALMMCQCGGKARAEALTRRVATPSEEEIEGNPRARSARLRAIEWLEDAGDDS, from the coding sequence GTGGATGGGCTCGAACATGAGCCGGTGATGCGGGCGGACGTGGTCCGCCTCCTCCTTCCGACGCCCCGCCCGGGCCTACGCCTCATCGATCTCACGGTGGGGCTCGGTGGACACTCGGAGGCGCTGCTTGAGGCGGCGCCTTCGGATGCCGAGCTGTTGGCCATCGATCGAGATCCGGTCGCGCTCGAGAAGGCGCGTGCGCGGCTCGCGCCGTTCGGCGACCGGGTGCACCTGGTCCAGTCGCCGTTTTCGGGGATGCCCGGTGCGATGGACTCCATCGGTTGGACCCACGCGGATGGGATTCTCGCCGACCTCGGCGTCTCGTCGATGCAGCTCGACGACGCCGGTCGCGGATTCAGCTTCCAGAGCGACGCGCCGCTCGACATGAGAATGGATCAGACCCACGGGGAGAGCGCCGCGGAGCTGCTCGCGCGGCTCGACGTGAGCGAGCTCGGGACTCTGATCAAAGAACTCGGTGACGAGCCGGCGGGGCGCCGGATCGCACGTGCGATCAAGCGAGCCGACGAATCGCCCGCGACGACGAGCGCTCTGCGCGCAGCCGTTCATCGTGCCGTGGGACCCCGGCGCGGTCGCAAGCACGACCCGTCGACGCTCACCTTCCAGGCCCTGCGGATCGCCGTGAACCGGGAGCTCGAGGAACTCGACGCGCTCCTCGTTGCGTTGCAAGACCGGCTTTCCCTGCATGGACGCGTGGTCATCCTTGCCTATCACTCTCTCGAGGACCGACCAGTGAAGCGGACGTTCGCGCTGTGGGCGAAGGCCTGCGTGTGTCCGCCCGCGCTGATGATGTGTCAGTGCGGGGGGAAGGCGCGCGCCGAGGCGCTGACCCGTCGCGTGGCGACCCCGTCCGAGGAAGAGATCGAAGGAAACCCTCGCGCCCGAAGCGCGCGGCTGCGTGCCATCGAGTGGCTCGAAGACGCGGGAGACGACTCGTGA
- the mraZ gene encoding division/cell wall cluster transcriptional repressor MraZ — protein MRTFEGTFNNSVDDKGRVAIPARHRGLLKELGQKQVMVTYHFVDPNPCLDLYTMPEWEKLGDRLDQMTGSFGEARTYFESVYIGQAQSCQLDGQGRILIPQSLRTRAKLAEEVTFVGSRNKIRIFRSEAYEDIVEAYQDMMRQNRNALGDLGI, from the coding sequence ATGCGGACGTTCGAAGGAACATTCAACAACTCGGTGGACGACAAAGGCCGGGTGGCCATACCGGCTCGCCATCGCGGGCTCCTCAAGGAGCTCGGGCAGAAGCAGGTGATGGTGACGTACCACTTCGTCGATCCCAACCCGTGCCTGGATCTCTACACCATGCCCGAGTGGGAGAAGCTGGGAGACCGGTTGGACCAGATGACCGGCTCGTTTGGCGAAGCGCGAACATATTTCGAGTCAGTGTACATCGGGCAGGCCCAGTCCTGCCAGCTCGATGGGCAAGGAAGAATCCTGATTCCGCAAAGTTTGCGGACGCGAGCGAAGCTCGCGGAAGAGGTCACGTTCGTCGGTTCGCGGAACAAGATCCGGATTTTTCGTTCCGAGGCCTACGAGGACATCGTCGAAGCGTACCAGGACATGATGCGCCAAAACCGGAATGCCCTCGGTGACCTGGGGATCTGA
- a CDS encoding enoyl-CoA hydratase codes for MSLIEITKPRPHTSVITMNRPERMNSMSFELMVPLHEAFVQVGKDNDTTCVILTGTGKGFCSGADTRDLEPPPDIDGLTLTRIATKAMSVLADLVPAMQRMQQPVICAINGAAVGGGFCLTLGADVRIAGESAYFRAAGINNGLTATELGLSFLLPRAIGSSRAFEIMLSGRDVTAQEATEMGLVSRVVPDDGLLDAALDLADQINGWSPQGVALTKRMMWAGLETGSLRAAVELESHTQLFVRMTTKNFEEATRARKEGRPPKFED; via the coding sequence ATGAGCCTGATCGAAATTACGAAGCCCCGTCCCCACACGAGCGTCATCACGATGAACCGCCCCGAGCGGATGAACTCGATGTCGTTCGAATTGATGGTCCCGCTGCACGAGGCCTTCGTGCAGGTCGGGAAGGACAACGACACCACGTGCGTGATTCTGACCGGGACCGGAAAGGGCTTCTGTTCGGGTGCGGACACGCGCGACCTGGAGCCGCCGCCGGACATCGACGGTCTGACTCTCACTCGCATCGCGACGAAGGCGATGTCCGTACTCGCGGATCTGGTTCCGGCGATGCAGCGGATGCAGCAACCGGTGATCTGCGCGATCAACGGAGCCGCAGTCGGAGGCGGGTTCTGCCTGACGCTGGGCGCCGACGTACGGATCGCGGGTGAGTCGGCTTACTTTCGCGCCGCCGGCATCAACAATGGTCTCACGGCGACCGAGCTGGGGCTCAGCTTCCTGCTGCCTCGTGCGATCGGTTCCTCCCGTGCGTTCGAGATCATGCTGTCGGGCCGGGATGTGACCGCACAGGAGGCCACTGAGATGGGACTCGTGTCGCGCGTCGTTCCCGACGACGGGCTGCTGGATGCCGCGCTCGACCTGGCCGACCAGATCAACGGCTGGAGCCCGCAGGGCGTCGCGCTTACCAAGCGCATGATGTGGGCAGGCCTCGAGACCGGAAGTCTGCGGGCCGCCGTCGAACTCGAGAGTCACACGCAGCTCTTCGTTCGGATGACGACGAAGAACTTCGAGGAGGCGACCCGGGCGCGCAAAGAAGGCCGGCCGCCGAAGTTCGAGGACTGA
- a CDS encoding C4-type zinc ribbon domain-containing protein, with the protein MIDTLVNLQEIDRRNRERSIQIEDLQKTAADLEAERTAKLVEVEAIRADSDSTGVQRRELEAVLQEEERRLTERRMRLTRIRNDKELEAAQREIDGLKELSSRHEEELYTVLEQTESVEGGLKAIEEELQAIVDRAQAHADETKGLIGTLNKEIASEEAERERIAALLKPNVRRRYETVFSRRAGLAVVEMVRDICIGCNMSIPPQMANDIRKGNSLIDCPSCQRILFWRIDSDEASVG; encoded by the coding sequence GTGATCGATACTCTGGTGAATTTGCAGGAAATCGATCGGAGAAACCGCGAGCGGAGCATCCAGATCGAGGACCTCCAAAAGACGGCCGCCGACCTCGAGGCCGAACGCACCGCCAAGCTGGTCGAAGTCGAAGCGATTCGGGCAGACTCCGACTCCACCGGCGTCCAGCGACGCGAGTTGGAAGCCGTCCTCCAAGAAGAGGAGCGTCGCTTGACAGAACGTCGGATGCGCCTCACCCGGATCCGCAACGACAAGGAACTCGAGGCGGCCCAGCGTGAGATCGACGGTCTGAAGGAGCTGAGCTCCCGGCACGAGGAAGAGCTCTATACCGTCCTTGAGCAGACCGAATCGGTCGAGGGTGGGCTGAAGGCGATCGAAGAAGAGCTTCAGGCGATCGTCGACCGCGCCCAGGCGCACGCCGACGAGACCAAGGGCCTGATCGGCACTCTCAACAAGGAAATCGCGTCCGAGGAGGCTGAGCGAGAGCGCATCGCAGCGCTGCTGAAGCCCAACGTTCGCAGGCGCTATGAGACCGTCTTCTCGCGCCGAGCGGGTCTCGCGGTCGTCGAGATGGTTCGCGACATCTGTATCGGTTGCAACATGTCGATCCCGCCGCAGATGGCCAACGACATCCGCAAGGGCAACAGCCTCATCGATTGCCCGAGCTGTCAGCGGATTTTGTTCTGGCGCATCGACAGCGACGAAGCCTCCGTCGGCTGA